Part of the Bacillus andreraoultii genome is shown below.
AATCCTCTACCTACTAGCAGTTGTCAGTCGTGGTGGTATGGGAGGCGGCGATATTAAACTCTTTTTTGTCCAAGGACTCATTCTAGGTACAAAAGCAACCGTCATGACACTCTTCCTTTCATCGTTTATCGGTGCGCTGTTCGGACTAATCATTATCCTAATAAAAGGATATAAAAAACGAGTTCCCATACCATTTGGCCCGTTCATCAGCATCGGAGCCATCATCGCCTATTTCTATACCGATATAATAATACAGTGGTATATTGAGAGTTTTCTTATTTAACGGGGATTGCTAATTTGCAACCCCCTATTTTAATTCTAGTTGATAAATTGTGTCAGACGTTTTTCCACTTTTCACATAACCTGATTTCCTTAGTAAATATTTCAGCTCATCTGGTTTAGGTATATTTAAAAACTCACGAATTTTCTAGCGGAAATTTCTGCATCTTTAGATAATTTTTTTCATTGCAAAGCCAAATGGGGTGTTTTAAATAGAATTTCACTATGAATAAATTAAATACAACTATAAAAAATCCCATCATCTTCGGAAATAAAAACTATAACTTCGGAAATATAAGGAGCAACTTCGGAACTAATGCCTCAACTTCGGAAAAAAGGAGTGAACTTCGGAAAAAATCTCCCATATCGGTTAAAAAACCGTCACTTATAAAGGCCCCTCGCCACCTTTGTCGAAATTTAACGCACAAATGACGACAAAAGTCTTGGTATTTTTCAAAAACGATGTGATAGGATAGTAATAAATTCGTGTAAAGCAAAGGGAATTCTATGAATCTAGCAAGGGGGACGTACAATGGCTGGAGATCAAAAAATAAAAATTAAAATAAATGGTGAAGAAAAAGACTATAATGAAGAAATTGTTATTCATGACTGGAAAGCGAAAAGGGAAGTTGCGGCGACGACTGAAGAAAAGGCTGTTCCACTATTAAAAGATCGTTTGAAAAAGAAGCCGAATCCAGCTACTACTAAACTGAAAAAAAAGAAAGGGAATCCAGCGGTTGTGATTGCTATGATCTCGGCTATTGCTATAGGTGTGTTAATTGGAATCATTCTATTGCAAATGATGGTGAAGGAGCCCAATCAAAAAGGTCAAGGTGGACAACCTGCACCTGCTAGTGGTACGGCTAGTACAGGGGAAGAAGAAACCGTGTTACCGGCAGTAAGTTTATATATCCTTCAGCAAGGAGTCTATCAAAATAAATCTTCTGTTGAAGTCATTTTAGAAGATTATCAAAAGAAGAATCTTCCTGCGTCTTCTATTAATAATGGTGAAAATATACGAATATTTGTCGCTGTAACAGACACATTAGAAACAGGGAAAGAAATGAGAGGTACGGAATTTTATCAAAAAACATTTAAAGATACTTGGCCGACGAAATTAGATATGAACGAAAAAGTAATTCAACATTTAACGAAGGAAGAAAAGCAATTTCTCGAATCAGCTTACCCATTTTATGAAACATTAGTAAAAGAAAGTGCAAATGTATATTTACAAGGAAGTTCAAATTTGAATATGGAGGAACTCACGAAAAGGCAGAAAAAATTAAAGGAGTTCTCAAATCTACAAAAAGGTCCGATTAAAGAATTGCAACAGTCGTTAGTAGGTGCTTCGGAGGCAATGACAGTGTATTTACAAGAGGGGAGTAATAAAAACTGGCAAAACTTGCAAAAGTATTTATTAGAATTTGTTTCGAGATACTATTTACTCTAAGCACCAGTAAGTACGTAGAAAAATCACAGTCAAAATATTAAGCGTCATAAATATGTTTGAAAAATCAAAAAACCTCATATAAGTATCATAAGTATGTATGAAAAATCACAAACTACATATAAACGCCATAAGTACGAAAAAAACAACTGCATACAAGCACCATCAGTAAGTAGGAAAAATCACCATCAACATTCAAGCGCCAGTCGATGGTTAAAATATTGTGCTTGTTGAAAGATGCCAATCTATGATGGTAAATAAATGATTTTCGCAGGCAATTCTCCACTTGAAAATCAATTTTGTTACAGAAATCATATATAAATATGTCATTTTGTAAGCGAAAAGTAAATTTTATGTCGTTGAGTGTCGATTGTTCCTTTGATAGTATTAAAGATGTGTATCTCCCCTCGTACATTTGGATAGGAAGGTGAAATTATGGCACGCCTCATTTTAGCTTCATCATCACCGCGTAGGCGAGACATCCTCAAACAACTTGTAACATCATTCGAAATTATATCGAGTAATGTCGATGAATCAGTCGATAAGAATTTACCACCTGAGGAAATTGTCATGAATTTAGCAAAAAGAAAAGCAAGCTCAGTTGCGAATAATCAGCAAGATGCTTTTATTATTGGAGCGGATACGATTGTTGTTTTCAAAAATCAAATTTTAGGAAAACCAGCTGACTACGATGAAGCAAAGCAAATGTTGACTACATTATCAGGAAACACGCATTCTGTTTATACAGGAACTTGCATTATTAACGGAAACGATAAACGAGTATTTTACGAAAAAGCAGATGTCACATTTTGGGAACTAACTGAGGAAGAAATTGACCGCTATATTCGTACAGGGGAGCCGCTAGATAAAGCAGGGAGTTATGGCATTCAAGGATATGGGGCAACCTTAGTGAAATCGATTCATGGTGATTTCTACGCTGTAGTCGGTCTACCAATTGCAAAGCTTTATCACACGTTGAAGGAGATGAAATTTCCATTTAAAAAATTGTGAGGGAGATACACGACTCGACATTGACAATTAAAAAAGCAGCTTACATATAAACGATACGGTTCGACCTCATAAAACACTTTTTCACCAATCCTTCAACTTTTCAAAAAGTGCATTGTTTTAGCATAATAATGATTTACAGAAAGCAAAACTTTGTACGTGCAACCATAACTTCCCAAAGTGAACAAAGGTGAGGAGGAGAAGTGAGATTACGGAGCAATTGATGATAAAAGATTTCCCAAAAGAAGAACGACCACGGGAACGATTTATTAATCAAGGACCGAGTAGTCTTTCAAATCAAGAATTATTAGCAATTATTTTACGAACAGGTACGAGAAAAGAATCTGTCCTACAGCTATCTCAACGTATTTTAAGTGAATTTCAAGGGTTCCGAATGTTAATGGATGCCACTCTTGAAGAATTAACGAAAATTAAAGGTGTTGGGGAAGCAAAAGCGATTCAGCTACTCGCTGCATTCGAACTTGGTAAAAGGATAGCAAACTTAAAAAAAGAGGATCGGTATGTCATTCGTTCACCAGAAGATGGGGCCAACTATGTGATGGAAGAAATGCGTTTTCTCACACAAGAACATTTTGTTTGTTTATTTCTAAACACAAAAAATGAAGTGATACACAAACAAACGATTTTCATCGGTAGTTTGAACGCCTCAATTGTGCATCCAAGAGAACTGTTTAAAGAAGCATTTCGACGTTCAGCCGCATCAATGATTTGTTTGCATAATCACCCTTCAGGAAATCCGACACCGAGCCGTGAAGATATAGAAGTGACGAAAAGACTTGTCGAATGTGGTAAAATTTTAGGAGTAGAAGTTTTAGACCATATTATCATCGGTGACAAACGATATGTTAGTTTAAAAGAAAAAGGTTATTTATAATATGATTACCACTATTATTTTTTTTTACAATGATATATAATAATACGTATGATTTTTTTATTTTTAAAGAAAAAATAACGGCTATTTATGTTATAGTACGGATGTGGCTTTCGCTTTAAAAAGACGATTATAAATTTTTTTGTAATCAGTCAATAAAATGAAAACAATTGACAAACGATAAAAACGTGCTATATATGCAACATGATTTAACAAGAGAATGTATGAGAAAGGGAGATACAACCATGTTTGGATTTGGTTCAAAAGATTTAGGAATTGATTTAGGTACAGCCAACACACTTGTCTATATTCGAGGAAAAGGTGTGGTTCTACGTGAGCCATCAGTTGTTGCTTTTCAAACAGACACAAAACAAATTGTTGCGGTTGGGAATGATGCGAAAAACATGATCGGCCGTACACCAGGAAATGTTGTTGCACTTCGACCAATGAAAGATGGTGTTATTGCTGATTATGAAACAACGGCAAAAATGATGAAACACTTTATTAATCAAGCGATGAAAAGTAAAGGTGGCTTTGGTCGGAAACCTTATGTTATGGTTTGTGTGCCATCAGGAATTACTGCAGTTGAAGAACGTGCTATAATTGATGCGACACGTCAAGCGGGTGCACGAGATGCATATACAATTGAAGAGCCATTTGCGGCTGCAATTGGTGCGGACCTACCAGTTTGGGAACCTACAGGTAGTATGGTCGTCGATATCGGCGGAGGAACAACTGAGGTAGCAATTATTTCTTTAGGTGGGATTGTTACTAGTCAATCCATTCGAATCGCTGGTGATGAAATGGATGATTCTATTATTACGTATATCCGTAAACATTATAATTTAATGATTGGGGACCGTACTGCTGAAACAATTAAGATGGAAATTGGCTCTGCTGGATTGCCAGAAGGAATCGACAATATGGAAATTCGGGGTCGAGATCTTTTAACAGGACTTCCAAAAACAATTGAAGTAACTTCAGAAGAAATTGCAGAAGCGTTAAAAGATACAGTTTTTGCCATTGTCGAGGCTGTTAAAAATACGCTTGAAAAAACTCCACCAGAATTAGCTGCGGATATTATGGACCGTGGAATTGTCTTAACAGGTGGCGGTGCATTACTTAGAAACTTAGACCGAGTGATCTCGAACGAAACAAATATGCCAGTTTTAATTGCGGAAAACCCATTAGATTGTGTAGCTATCGGTACCGGCAAAGCATTAGAACATATCGACATATTTAAAAATAAAGCTAAAGTGTAATGTTGAAGAGGTGTAGATCATGCCACATTTTTTTACGAATAAAAAACTTATTATTTTACTAGGAGGAATTATTATCCTCGTGGCATTGATTGGTTTCTCTTTACGAGATCGTAATCTTTCTTGGCCGGAACAATTTGTTAAAGATACAGCAGGTTTTGCACAAATTATTTTTGCAAAGCCTGCTCATCTTGCCTCAGATTTTGTCGAAAATGTTCGGGATTTGCAACAAACTTATAAAGAAAATAAAGTACTAAAAGAAAGATTAGATGAATATGCCCAAATTAAAGTAAAAGCAGACCGTCTTGAAAAAGAAAACGAAGAATTAAAAGCAATTATTAAAAAGGATAAGGATTTAGCCACATTTAAGTCCTATCATGCATCCGTAATTGCTAGAAATCCAGACCGTTGGGATGAATCGTTAATTATTGATAAGGGCGAGGTCCAAGGAATTCAGAAAAATATGGCAGTTATTACTGCTGAAGGAATGATTGGGAAAGTTAAAAGTGTAGGAAAAATCACTTCAACTGTCCAATTATTATCAACGGTAGACCGAACAAATCGAATTCACGTCGCTATTCAATTACCAGGTGATCATGATGTTTACGGACTTATTGAAGGTTTTGACGTAAAGACGCAACGATTAATCGTACAACAAATTCCATCTGAGGAAAAAATTAAAAAAGGGATGGAAGTAACGACTTCGGGATTAGCAAACGTCTTTCCAAAAGGTTTGTATATCGGTAAAATTGAAAAGGTAGAGCCGGACCAATATGGCTTAACCCAAACAGCTTACATTAAACCAGCTGCAAACTTCTATAATATTGAAAATGTCATTGTTGTTGAAGGGGAAATGGCAGCAATGGGTGAAAAGGTGGAAGAGAAATGAAAAAACAGTGGTGGATTCCGATATTTGTCGTCACTTTTTTTTGTTTAGAAAGCCTATTTGCTAACTTTTTTCCTTCAAAGTTATTTTCGAATTACTGGATTATTGTTCCTCGTTTTCTTTTCTTATATTTAATTTTTATGACTGTCTACTATGATTCGAAAAAAGGGATCATTTACGGAGCAATCATAGGGTTAGTGATGGATATCGTTTTTACAGGAATATTAGGTATTTATTTATTATGGTACCCAGTTGTTATATATCTTGTTTCTAAACTAATGAAATTTTGGCATTCAAATCTTTTTATTATGGCGATTGTGAGTTTATTAGCAATTATTCTTACTGAATTTGGCATCTATGGAATATTTAGCTTATTACAGATCGCTACCATCCCTGTAAAATATTTTACGAATCATCGGTTAATCCCTACTTTAATACTAAATTTTATTTTTTATTTATTCTTCTCTTATTCCATGAAAAACTACTTTTTACAACTACGGAAACTAAAAGAAGAAGAGGGTATGTTCCAATCTTAACTACCCTTTAATACATAAAATTTGACTAAAAAACTAATAAATGTTGCTCTCCTAAACATTGATTCGCTTTGAACACGCTTTTTTCTTATAAAAATAAAGGGAATCGCCTGGCTTTTGTCGAATTTTTCTTTAATGAGGTGAATTCATTCATGATAAAGACACAAAATGTCACAATCAAAGGCACAAAAGACGGGCTTTTGCTGCGCCTTGATGATGCATGTTCATTTTCCGACCTATTGAAAGAAATTGAAGAGAAACTATTTCCTCATGCAAAATTAATTGATGATTCCCATGAGGTCTCTGTCCGTATTCATACAGGAAATCGGTTGCTCACTGAGGAACAGGAAAATATCATTCGAAAATTAATTAGTCCAGATAAAAATTTACTTATTGCATCTATTGAATCCAATGTTATATTAAAAGAAGAAGTACATCAGATTAAAAGTGAGATGGGGATTACGGTAGTCTCCAAAATTATTCGCTCTGGACAAATTTTAAATATAACAGGTGATTTATTACTTATCGGTGATGTGAATCCGGGTGCAAAAGTAATTGCGAGTGGTAATATCTTTATCATGGGGCAATTAAAAGGTATTGCACATGCAGGAGCGACTGGTAACGAAGACGCGGTCATTTGTGCTGCTGTGATGCGCCCAAGCCAGTTGCGAATTGCAGATTATTTTTGGCGTTCAGAGGATCAAGATTCGTATGGAAACCAATCGGAATGTGCTTATATTAACGAAGAAAATCAATTGATTATTGATAGAATCATTGTTTTAAGGAAGATACGACCGATTTTAAATCGTTTTGTGGAAGGAGGCTATTATCATGGGTGAGGCAATAGTAATTACATCTGGTAAAGGTGGAGTCGGAAAAACTACTTCTTCTGCTAATATTGGAACAGCTCTAGCATTACAAGGAAAAAAAGTTTGTTTAGTAGACACCGATATTGGATTACGAAATTTAGATGTTGTCATGGGGTTAGAAAATCGAATTATTTATGATTTAGTAGACGTTGCTTTAGGAAAATGTAAACTACATCAAGCACTTGTAAAAGATAAGCGTTTTGAAGAAAATTTGTATTTACTTCCTGCAGCCCAAAGTAGTGATAAAACTGCGGTTACACCTGAACAAATGAAAACTTTAGTAAACGACTTGAAAAATGAGTTTGATTATGTCATTATTGACTGCCCTGCAGGGATTGAGCAAGGGTTCCAAAACGCGGTCGCTGGTGCAGACCGGGCTATCGTCGTTACTACACCAGAAGTTTCTGCTGTTCGTGACGCTGACCGGATTATTGGATTGCTTGAAAAAGAACCAATTGAACCTCCACGATTAGTTATTAACAGAATTCGGACAAACATGGTAAAACGCGGGGATATGCTAGATGTTGACGAGGTAACAAATATTTTAGCTGTTGAGCTTATTGGAATCGTAGCTGATGATGAAGAAGTAATTAAAGCTTCAAACATCGGTGAACCAATTGCAATGAACCCAAATAGTAAAGCAAGCATTGCCTACCGCAATATTGCAAGACGAATACTAGGGGAATCGGTTCCTTTACAACAATTAGAAGATAATGAAAAAGGCATGTTCACTCGTTTAAAGAAATTTTTTGGTGCACGCGCATAATGATAGGATCATAGTTTCTTAACTAAATAATCTTAAGAAAAGGATGCTGACCCGTTTTAGCATTCTTTTTTAGCTAATAGAAAAATATCCATGTTCAAATTTCTGCTTTCCTATACGCATAGGCGCACAAGGAAGGCGCAAACAGCATTATATCAAAGTCAAAAAATTCTTTTTCTTATCAAGCAAACTCTAGTCTCTTTGGTCGCCTAAAGGCTCAAGCCGTGAGTATTCTTTATATATTTCAACTACCCCCTTTTCTTTCTTTGTCATACTATCATTGGACAGGTCATAAATTTAATTAGGTGGACATCCTGTTAACATGACAGAAATGATGGAAAAGGGGTGTTGTTCTTTGAGGGACAGAAGAAAAGAGATACGTAAACGAATTGAGAAACGAAAAAAATATAATCGTACATACTCAACGACAACAAAGATGAAAAATCAACAAGTTTATCCAGAATACCATGAACAGCATGATTTTGCTTGGTATTCAACAAGTGATGGAATGAAAAACGAAGGACATCCATTATTTAACAAGGAAGCTTTTCTGTTCAAGATTTTAGTTTCCGCCTGTTTATTATTAGTAGTTGCCATTTCCTTTAAAAATGAAACGGAAAAATTTCAGCCCGTGCGCACAGCAGTTACTCAAGTAATGGAGAAGGAATTTCAGTTTGCAACGGTTGCTAATTGGTATGAAAAGAAATTTGGTAAACCTTTAGCACTTTTTCCTGAACAAGTACCGAAGAAGGAAGATGAACCGAGCAAATATGCGCTTCCAGCGAATGGAGTTATTTTAGAAAACTTTGAATCTGATAAACAAGGTGTTACCATTCAGACGTTAAAAGGGGCCTCCGTTGAGGCAATTCAAAGTGGTGTTGTAGAATTCGCTGGTGTCCATGAGGTTTATGGAAATACGGTCATTGTACAACATGCAGATCAAACACAAACATGGTATGGACAACTTGGTGGGATTAAAGTGAAATCCTATGATAAAGTTAAAGCAGGGGATGAAATTGGTTTTGTATCAACGGATGGGACTGGAACAACAGGAGAATTTTATTTTGCCATTAAACAAGACGAAAAATTTATCGACCCCGTACAGGTGATAAAATTTGAATAAGTGGTTTTATCTCCTAACCCACATTCATATTCATCCCTTATCTTGGCTCATTGTTGCAATTGCTATTATGACAGCGCAGTTTAAAGAATTACTCATCTTATTTTTTATTGTTTTAGTTCATGAGCTTGGCCATGCTGCGGCGGCTTCTTTTTTTTCATGGAGAATCAAGAATATTATTCTTTTGCCGTTCGGTGGGGTGCTCGAGACAGAAGAACATGGAAATCGTCCTATAAAAGAAGAATTTATTGTGACAATTAGTGGCCCCCTGCAACATAGTTGGATGATTATCCTTGCCTTTTTACTGAATAAATATGGAATGATTGACTCACAATTATATACAAATTTTGTCAAATATAATATAATGATTTTTCTATTTAATTGTTTACCGATTTTACCACTCGATGGAGGAAAGCTCATCTACTTATTTTTTTCCAAATATTATCCGTTTATGAAGGCATTACAACATTCCATTCTTTTTTCTATGATTTTTCTACTCGTATATTGTTTTGTTATCGTTATTATTTTTCCTTATCATTTAAATGGCTGGGTCATTGCCTTGTTTTTATTTATCTCGTTATATAAAGAATGGAAACATCGACCTTATACGTGGATGCGTTTTTTAATTGAACGGTATGTGAAAGAAGATCACAATCGTAAAGTGACTGAAATTTATGTCCGTAAAGAAGAAGAAATCAGTCAAGTGGTAGAAAAATTTAGGCGAGGATATGAGCATCAAATTTTTGTTATCGAACTTGGTAAAACATCCCCACCTATTCATGAAAGTAAAATTTTAAAATATTATTTTGAGAAAACTCCACATCAATTAAAGATTGGTGATTTGATTTATTAAGATACAAATATATAAAATAAATGTATGAAAAAGTTAAGAAGGATTGGAATATGAATCAATTACTTATTAATGTACGCGAGTCGGAAAAACGAATATTGTTAATAGAAAATCACGTTTTACAAAACCTATACATTGAACAACCGCAACAGGAATCGCTAATTGGAAATATCTATATTGGGATTGTAGAGAGAGTAGTACCAAGTATGGAAGCTGCTTTTGTTCATATAGGTAAAGGAAAGAAAGGTTATTTACATTTTTCACAAACCCCTGCTTTTATTAAAGATAAGTTTGAAGGAAATGTAGACAAGAGAAAGTCATACATCCACCAAGGTGAAAAGATTCTTGTTCAAATTGTAAAAGATGAAACAGATACAAAATATTATCGTTTAACAGGAAATATCGAATTTACGAGTGAATCTGTTATATTGATGCCATACGGTCATTATGTTGCTGTTTCAAAAAAGTTATCAGAATCCGCACGTCAACAGTTAAGAGATTGGGCAATGGATATGAAGAATGATTCAGAAGGATTTCTATTCCGAACTCAAGCAGGACAGTTAACGAAAGAAAGATTTTTAGATGCGATAGAAGCGTTAAGGGAGGAACATAAGCAATTATTATCATCAGTGGGACAAGTGAAAGCACCAGCCCTACTGAAGGAAAATAACAGTTTTTTGAAAGAGATTATAAATCTAAAGGAAAAGTTTCACCTAGATGAAGTGATTTGTGACGATTTGCGTCTTGTTAAACAGCTGAAAGAGGTATGGACGGATATTCACATTGAATATTATCATGAAAAAACGAATATTATTTCTCGCTATTCACTTAATAAAGAATTAGAAAAAGTACATAAAAAGGTTGTTTGGCTTGATAATGGCGCAAATATTGTGATTGAAGAGAACGAAGCATTTACAATTATTGATGTAAACTCGGCAAAAGCACCTGGGCAAAAGCGTAAAGATGAAACCATTCGAAAGACGAACATGTTAGCAGCAAAAGAAATAGCACGACAAGTTCGACTTCGGAATATCGGTGGAAATATTTTTATTGATTTTATAAATATGACAAAGGACCAAGATCGAGAGTCAATCATTCGTTTATTAAAAAAAGAATTTGAACGAGATCAAGAAAGAACGATTGTTTTTGGGTTTACCAATCTCGGGATTCTTGAAATGTCACGAAAACGTACAAAACCGAGCTTACAGCAAAAAATGATGGTCCATTGTCCAACATGCCAAGGAACTGGTTTTGTTGAGTCAAGTGCTACAGCCGCCTTCCAACTAGAAAGGGAACTATGGGGTTTTAAAGATCAAGATTATATGGAAGTAATCATTGAAGTGACTGAGGATGTTTTACAGTTTTTCACAGGAGAATATAAAGAGCATTTAATGAATTTGGAACGTACACTTGGATTTACAATTAAATTTCAAGTTTTTGACTTTCCAAAACCTCATTATCATATCAAACGTTTGATTAGCTGAAATCTATTAAATCTTTGAAACGAATTGACAGCTTTCTTATTATATGATAGTATTCATATGTTATTGTTTGTAGCACCCGTGCTACAACCGCTCGTATTAGGTCTAAAGTTTTGCTGATGCAAACACCGAGTTACGGCGAGTCTGAGTCTAAAGAGGAGGTGCAGAAATGTACGCGATTATTGAAACAGGTGGAAAACAACTTAAAGTTGAAGAAGGTCAAACAATTTACGTTGAAAAATTAAACGCAGCTGACGGTGAAACAGTTACTTTTGATAAAGTATTGTTCGTTGGTGGCGAAAACACAAAAGTTGGTGCTCCTTTTGTCGACGGTGCTACTGTTACTGGTAAAGTAGAAAAACACGGTCGTCAAAAGAAAATCATCGTTTTCAAATACAAAGCTAAGAAAAACTATCGTAAAAAGCAAGGTCATCGTCAACCTTATACAAAAGTTACGATTGAAAAAATTCAAGGCTAAGGCGACAAAACATGATAAAAGTCACCATCAAACAAACATCCGATCAAAAAATTGCTGCCTTCACTGTTGAGGGACATGCAAACTTTGATAAATACGGATCTGATATTGTTTGTGCTGGTGTTTCTGCGGTAACGTTTGGTTCACTTAATGCAGTGGAAGCTCTCACTCATGTTGTTCCAGAGATTGAACAAGGCGGTGAAGGAGGCTATCTTCATTGGCAAGTTCCAAATCGCCTACCGGAAGAAACGGAAGATAAAGTTCAACTACTCCTTCAAGGGATGGTTGTGTCCTTACAAACAATTGAGCAAAGTTATAGTGATTATATAAAAATTACCTTCAAAAAATAGGAGGTGGAATAAATGCTAAGATTAGATCTTCAATTTTTCGCGTCTAAAAAAGGGGTAGGTTCTACAAAGAACGGTCGTGACTCAATCGCGAAACGCCTAGGTGCAAAACGTGCTGATGGTCAATTCGTTACTGGTGGTTCTATCCTTTATCGTCAACGTGGAACAAAAATTTATCCAGGTGAAAATGTAGGTCGCGGTGGCGATGATACATTATTTGCTAAAGTTGACGGTGTTGTACGTTTCGAACGTATGGGTCGTGACAAGAAAAAAGTTAGTGTTTACCCAGTAGCACAAGAAGCTTAATGGATTCCCAATACACGTATAATAGGGTCAGATTTCCACATATTTGTGGGTCTGACCTTTTATTTTGCCATTGTTTCTTCATTCACGCAAACAATTGGTTTATGTTATACTAATACTCAGTTGTATGAACCTGTAGTGAATGAGGTGGAAAGCATGAAGGAATGGAATTTGGTTGAAATCATGCGTCATGTCCGTCATGATTGGCTTAATCGATTACAATTAATTAAAGGATATACCGCTCTCGGAAATAGCGAGAAGGTGAATGAAATTATTAATCAAATTATTCATTATGCTGAACAAGAAACAAAATTATCCAATCTTTCACTAAATAAACTTGCAACATTATTAATGACTTTTAATTGGGAGCCCCATACGTACGAACTTCATTATGAGGTGGAAGGCAATAAGAGCTTATCATCTGTTGATGATGAAAAAATAACAAAGTGGCTTTTTAAATTTTTCCAAATCATTGATAAATCTGCACAAGTAAATATGGAAAATGAACTACATATAAAAATATCTGTTGACGGTGAAGAA
Proteins encoded:
- the rpmA gene encoding 50S ribosomal protein L27; protein product: MLRLDLQFFASKKGVGSTKNGRDSIAKRLGAKRADGQFVTGGSILYRQRGTKIYPGENVGRGGDDTLFAKVDGVVRFERMGRDKKKVSVYPVAQEA
- a CDS encoding ribosomal-processing cysteine protease Prp, with product MIKVTIKQTSDQKIAAFTVEGHANFDKYGSDIVCAGVSAVTFGSLNAVEALTHVVPEIEQGGEGGYLHWQVPNRLPEETEDKVQLLLQGMVVSLQTIEQSYSDYIKITFKK
- the rplU gene encoding 50S ribosomal protein L21, producing the protein MYAIIETGGKQLKVEEGQTIYVEKLNAADGETVTFDKVLFVGGENTKVGAPFVDGATVTGKVEKHGRQKKIIVFKYKAKKNYRKKQGHRQPYTKVTIEKIQG
- a CDS encoding Rne/Rng family ribonuclease → MNQLLINVRESEKRILLIENHVLQNLYIEQPQQESLIGNIYIGIVERVVPSMEAAFVHIGKGKKGYLHFSQTPAFIKDKFEGNVDKRKSYIHQGEKILVQIVKDETDTKYYRLTGNIEFTSESVILMPYGHYVAVSKKLSESARQQLRDWAMDMKNDSEGFLFRTQAGQLTKERFLDAIEALREEHKQLLSSVGQVKAPALLKENNSFLKEIINLKEKFHLDEVICDDLRLVKQLKEVWTDIHIEYYHEKTNIISRYSLNKELEKVHKKVVWLDNGANIVIEENEAFTIIDVNSAKAPGQKRKDETIRKTNMLAAKEIARQVRLRNIGGNIFIDFINMTKDQDRESIIRLLKKEFERDQERTIVFGFTNLGILEMSRKRTKPSLQQKMMVHCPTCQGTGFVESSATAAFQLERELWGFKDQDYMEVIIEVTEDVLQFFTGEYKEHLMNLERTLGFTIKFQVFDFPKPHYHIKRLIS
- a CDS encoding Spo0B C-terminal domain-containing protein: MKEWNLVEIMRHVRHDWLNRLQLIKGYTALGNSEKVNEIINQIIHYAEQETKLSNLSLNKLATLLMTFNWEPHTYELHYEVEGNKSLSSVDDEKITKWLFKFFQIIDKSAQVNMENELHIKISVDGEEPSFFIEFYGILKDIDEIESFLHKQTGYFKTVNMNLSQESLSFMLK